GCCCATCTGAGTCTACCGACCCAGGCCGTTGAGGAGCTTCGGGAGGTGATCGGGCGGTCGAAGCGATATCTGCAGGAAGCCATCCGGGACGGCATCTCCGAGCGAAGCCTTCGCGGCGACCTCGACCCCGACGCCCTCCTCCTCATCGTCATGGGCACCATCCATGCCCTCGTGCGCTTGCCCGGCGCCCATGGCGCTGCAGGCGCCAAAGTAAGGACCGGACCAACGGACGTGCTCGCTACGTTGAAGATGATGTTCGCTCCCGCCACGCCGCATGTGGCAACTCAATCCCGACGACCCCGCGGGAAGCCCGCGATCCGCCGTCCCAACCCGAGGTAATGAAGGACAATGGACACTGACACCAATAATCTCGCTGAGGCCAGAGTAGGCCAGCTCGCCGCCGAGTATCCCGCGACAACCCGAGTCTTCGCTCGGTACGGCATCGATTACTGTTGCGGCGGGGGACGACCCCTTGGGGAGGTTTGTAAGAAGAAGGGGCTCGACCTCGACCAGGTGATTGACGAGGTCCACGCGGAGATTCGGGAGCCCCGCGATCCGGGTGTGAACTGGGGCGACGCGCCGCTGGTCGATCTCATCGGGCACATCATCCAGACTTACCATGATCCTCTTACCGAGGAGCTTGGGCGCCTGGAGACCATGGCGCGCAAAGTCCACAAGGTCCACGGTGAAAGAGACCCGGAGCGGCTCGCCGAGTTGGTGTCCATCGTCCTGAAACTGCGGGCCGAGCTCGAGGATCACATGTCGAAGGAAGAGACCGTGCTCTTTCCCATGATCGCGAATGGAGCAGGAGGCGTTGCAGCTTCCCCCATCTCCGTCATGGAGCACGAACACGACGATGTAGCCTCGGCGCTTCGCCGCCTCCGTGCGCTTACGGATGATTATGAGGCCCCGGAGGGCGCATGCACGACGTGGCGTGCGCTGTGGCACGGGCTCGC
This genomic stretch from Gemmatimonadota bacterium harbors:
- a CDS encoding TetR/AcrR family transcriptional regulator is translated as MRREEIARAALKIIGIEGFKSLSTNRLAREVGLTPGALFRHFESLDAILLEAVRHAIRRVESTFPSRSEPAGHRLFRLAADRVDLLRSDPGLAWLLRSDQAHLSLPTQAVEELREVIGRSKRYLQEAIRDGISERSLRGDLDPDALLLIVMGTIHALVRLPGAHGAAGAKVRTGPTDVLATLKMMFAPATPHVATQSRRPRGKPAIRRPNPR
- the ric gene encoding iron-sulfur cluster repair di-iron protein → MDTDTNNLAEARVGQLAAEYPATTRVFARYGIDYCCGGGRPLGEVCKKKGLDLDQVIDEVHAEIREPRDPGVNWGDAPLVDLIGHIIQTYHDPLTEELGRLETMARKVHKVHGERDPERLAELVSIVLKLRAELEDHMSKEETVLFPMIANGAGGVAASPISVMEHEHDDVASALRRLRALTDDYEAPEGACTTWRALWHGLASLEKSMQEHIHLENNILFPRALAS